In the genome of Theropithecus gelada isolate Dixy chromosome 19, Tgel_1.0, whole genome shotgun sequence, the window cagtactcgtgcctcagactcccggatggctgggattacaggtgcctgccagcacacccagctaatttttgtatttttttttttttttttgagacggagtctcgctctgtcgcccaggctggagtgcagtggcgcgatctcggctcactgcaagctccgcctcccgggttcacgccattctcctgcctcagcctcccgagtagctgggactacaggcgcccacaaccgcgcccggctaatttttttgtatttttagtagagacggggtttcaccgtggtctcgatctcctgaccttgtgatccgcccgcctcggcctcccaaagtgctgggattacaggcgtgagccaccgcgcccggctaatttttgtatttttaaaagagacagggtttcaccatgttggccaggatggtctccatctcctgacctcaggtgatctgccccacaaggcctcccaaagtgctgggattacaggcgtgagccactgcccccggcctactttttttttttttaactccatctcaaaaaaataaaaataaatttacttttagtCTGTCTCATGCAATCTTTGGGACATATACCAAAAATTACTCTTTCCGAGATCCAAACTTTACCAGGTGGGTTTGCTTTTACCTGCCACATCTGGCCTCCCCACCCTTGGGTGAGCaggggagggtggggggtggCCCAGGCTAACCCGCCCTGTGCCCACAGGCAGGTGCTCCGGGATCACAACTGCCTGCAGACGCTGTTGCAGCATCTGACCTCGCACAGCCTGACCATCGTGAGCAACGCATGCGGCACACTCTGGAACCTATCAGCCCGAAGCGCGCGAGACCAGGAGCTGCTGTGGGACCTGGGCGCCGTGGGCATGCTGCGCAATCTGGTGCACTCCAAACACAAGATGATCGCCATGGGCAGCGCCGCTGCCCTGCGCAACCTGCTGGCCCATCGACCTGCCAAGCACCAGGCGGCCGCCACCGCCGTGTCCCCAGGCAGCTGCGTGCCCAGCCTGTACGTGCGCAAGCAGCGGGCGCTGGAGGCCGAGCTGGACGCACGGCACCTGGCGCAGGCGCTGGAGCACCTGGAGAAGCACCGCCCGCCGGCAGCCGAGGCCACCACCAAGAAGCCGCTGCCGCCCCTGCGACACCTGGACGGCCTGGCCCAAGACTATGCTTCCGATTCGGGCTGCTTTGACGACGACGATGCACCGTCATCCCTGGCCGCGGCCGCGGCCACCGGGGAGCCAGCCAGCCCTGCCGCGTTGTCCCTCTTCCTGGGCAGCCCCTTCCTGCAGGGGCAGGCGCTGGCCCGCACCCCGCCCACCCGCCGAGGCGgcaaggaggcagagaaggacGCCAGTGGGGAGGCGGCCGTGGCggccaaggccaaggccaagCTGGCGCTTGCAGTGGCGCGCATCGACCAGCTGGTGGAGGACATCTCCGCCCTGCATACCTCTTCCGACGATAGCTTCAGCCTCAGCTCTGGAGACCCGGGGCAGGAGGCGCCACGGGAGGGCCGCGCCCAGTCCTGCTCCCCATGCCGCGGCCCGGAGGGCGGGCGGCGAGAGGCAGGAAGCCGGGCGCACCCGCTGCTGCGGCTCAAGGCGGCCCACGCCAGCCTCTCCAACGACAGCCTCAACAGTGGCAGTGCCAGCGACGGGTACTGCCCACGCGAACACATGCTGCCCTGCCCGCTGGCCGCACTGGCTTCGCGCCGCGAGGACCCCAGGTGTGGGCAGCCTCGGCCCAGCCGGCTTGACCTTGACCTGCCGGGCAGCCAGGCCGAGCCGCCTGCCCGTGAAGCCACATCCGCCGACGCCCGCGTGCGTACCATCAAGCTGTCACCTACCTACCAGCACGTGCCACTGCTGGAGGGTGCCTCAAGGGCGGGTACGGAGCCCCTCGCGGGGCCTGGAACCTCTCCAGGGGCCCGGAAGCAGGCCTGGCTGCCGGCAGACCACCTGAGCAAAGTTCCTGAGAAGCTAGCAGCCGCCCCGCTGTCCGTGGCCAGCAAGGCACTGCAGAAGCTGGTGGCGCAGGAGGGACCGCTCTCGTTGTCCCGATGCAGCTCCCTTTCCTCACTGTCCTCTGCCGGCCGCCCAGGCCCCAGCGAGGGCGGTGACCTGGATGACACTGACTCCTCTctggaggggctggaggaggcggGCCCCGGCGAGGCTGAGCTGGACAGCGTGTGGCGAGCACCCGGAGCCACCTCGCTGCCCGTAGCCATTCCGGCTCCCCGGCGCAACCGAGGCCGGGGCCTGGGGGTGGAGGACGCCACGCCGTCCAGCTCCTCAGAGAACTACGTGCAGGAGACACCGCTGGTGCTGAGCCGCTGCAGCTCTGTGAGCTCGCTGGGTAGCTTCGAGAGCCCGTCCATTGCCAGCTCCATCCCCAGTGACCCTTGCAGCGGGCAGGGCAGCGGCACCATCAGCCCTAGCGAACTGCCCGACAGCCCCGGGCAGACCATGCCTCCCAGCCGGAGCAAGACGCCACCACTAGCGCCTGCGCCGCAGGGTCCCCCCGAGGCCAGCCAGTTCAGCCTGCAGTGGGAGAGCTACGTGAAGCGCTTCCTGGACATCGCCGACTGCCGAGAGCGCTGCCGGCTACCGTCTGAGCTGGACGCAGGCAGCGTGCGCTTCACCGTGGAGAAGCCGGATGAGAACTTCTCGTGCGCCTCGAGTCTCAGCGCTCTGGCCTTGCACGAGCACTACGTGCAGCAGGACGTGGAGCTGCGGCTGCTGCCCTCGGCTTGCCCAGAGCGCGGCGGGGGCACAGGGGGCGCCGGCCTCCATTTTGCAGGGCACCGGCGACGGGAGGAGGGGCCAGCGCCCACGGGTTCTCACCCCCGCGGTGCCGCGGACCAGGAGTTGGAGCTGCTGCGGGAGTGCCTGGGGGCCGCCGTGCCTGCCAGGCTGCGCAAGGTGGCCTCGGCGCTGGTGCCAGGTCGCCGCGCGCTCCCCGTGCCCGTCTACATGTTGGTGCCCGCCCCTGCCCCGGCCCAGGAGGACGACTCCTGCACTGACTCCGCGGAGGGCACGCCAGTCAACTTCTCCAGCGCCGCCTCCCTCAGCGACGAGACACTGCAGGGACCCCCCAGGGACCAGCCCGGGGGACCAGAGGGCAGGCAAAGACCCACCGGCCGCCCCACCTCTGCCAGGCAGGCCGTGGGGCACCGGCCCAAGGCGGGAGGCGCTGGCCGCAGCGTGGAGCAGGCTCGGGGCACCGGCAAGAACCGAGCAGGGCTGGAGCTGCCCCTGGGCCGGCCCCCGAGCGCCCCCGCAGACAAGGACGACTCGAAGCCTGGCCGGACCCGTGGGGACGGGGCGCTCCAGTCGCTGTGCCTCACAACGCCCACCGAGGAGGCCGTGTACTGCTTCTATGGCAACGACTCGGACGAGGAGCCCCCGGCAGCTGCGCCCACGCCCACCCACCGGCGCACATCGGCCATCCCCCGCGCTCTTACCCGCGAGCGCCTGCAGGGCCGGAAGGAGGCCCCTGCCCCGTCCAAGGCCGCACCATCCGCCCCGCCGCCCACCCGGGCCCAGCCCAGCCTCATTGCTGACGAGACCCCGCCGTGCTACTCCCTGAGCTCCTCCGCCAGCTCCCTCAGCGAGCCCGAGCCCCCGGAGCCGCCCTCCGTCAGTCCACGAGGCCGGGAGCCCGCGGTCACCAAGGACCCGGGCCCGGGAGGCGGACGCGACAGCTCGCCCAGCCCGCGGGCCGCAGAGGAGCTTCTGCAGCGGTGCATCAGCTCGGCCCTGCCCAGGCGCCGGCCCCCCGTGTCCGGCCTGCGGCGCCGCAAGCCCCGAGCCACCCGGCTGGATGAGCGGCCTGCAGAGGGGTCCCGGGAGCACGGCGAGGAGGCAGCGGGCTCGGACCGGGCCTCTGACCTGGACAGCGTGGAGTGGCGCGCCATCCAGGAGGGCGCCAACTCCATCGTCACGTGGCTGCACCAGGCAGCAGCTGCCACGCGCGAGGCCTCGTCCGAGTCCGACTCCATCCTGTCCTTTGTATCCGGGCTGTCAGTGGGGTCTACCCTACAGCCCCCTAAACACAGGAAGGGACGACAGGCGGGGGGCGAAATGGGCAGTGCCCGGCGGCCAGAGAAACGGGGCGCAGCCTCAGCCAAGACCAGCGGGAGCCCCCGTTCCCCTGCAGGCCCGGAGAAGCCACGTGGCACACAGAAGACCACGCCCGGGGTGCCAGCTGTGCTCCGGGGACGAACAGTGATCTATGTGCCCAGTCCGGCACCTCGTGCCCAGCCCAAAGGGATCCCCGGCCCCCGCGCCACACCGCGGAAGGTGGCGCCCCCTTGCCTGGCACAGTCCGCAGCTCCAGCCAAAGTCCCCAGCCCCGGACAGCAGCGGTCGCGGAGCCTACACCGGCCTGGCAAGACCTCGGAGCTGGCGACGCTGAGCCAGCCCCCCAGGAGCGCTACACCGCCCGCCCGCCTCGCCAAGaccccctcctccagctcctcccagACCTCGCCCgcctcccagcccctgcccagaAAGCGCCCcctggtcacccaggctgcagggcccCTGCCTGGCCCCGGGGCCTCCCCAGTGCCCAAGACGCCGGCGCGCACCCTTCTGGCGAAGCAGCACAAGACGCAGAGGTCGCCCGTGCGTATCCCGTTCATGCAGAAGCCGGCCCGGCGGGGGCCGCCCCCGCTGGCTCGGGCAGTCCCGGAGCCGGGCCCCAGGGGCCGGGCGGGGACCGAGGCTGGCCCGGGGGCCCGCGGTGGCCGCCTGGGCCTGGTGCGCGTGGCCTCGGCCCTCTCCAGCGGCAGCGAGTCCTCCGACCGCTCAGGCTTCCGGCGACAGCTGACCTTCATCAAGGAGTCACCGGGCTTGCGGCGCCGCCGCTCCGAGCTATCCTCGGCCGAGTCTGCGGCCTCTGCCCCCCAGGGCACCTCGCCCCGCCGCGGCCGGCCCGCGCTGCCCGCCGTCTTCCTCTGCTCCTCGCGCTGCGAAGAGCTCCGAGCGGCACCCCGGCAGGCCCCGGCCCGGCAGCGGCCCCCCGCCGCCCGACCCGGCCCCGGCGAGCGCCCTGCCCGGCGCACCAGCTCCGAGAGCCCGTCCCGCCTGCCCGTGCGCGCGCCTGCCGCCCGGCCCGAGACGGTGAAGCGCTACGCGTCGCTGCCGCACATCAGCGTGGCCCGCAGACCCGACGGCGCCGTCCcggctgccccagccccagccgaCGCCGCGCGCCGCAGCAGCGACGGAGAGCCCCGGTCGCTCCCCAGGGTGGCTGCGCCGGGCACGACGTGGCGGCGCATCCGGGACGAGGACGTGCCCCACATCCTGCGCAGCACGCTGCCCGCCACGGCCCTGCCACTGCGGGGCTCCACGCCCGAGGACGCCCCGGCCGGGCCCCCGCCGCGCAAGACCAGCGACGCCGTGGTCCAGACTGAGGAGGTTGCCGCCCCCAAGACCAACTCCAGCACGTCCCCGAGCCTGGAGAGCAGGGAGCCCCCCGGGGCCCCCGCTGGCGGCCAGCTCTCCCTCCTTGGCAGCGACGTGGACGGGCCTAGCCTCGCCAAGGCTCCCATCTCCGCACCCTTCGTGCACGAGGGCCTGGGGGTCGCCGTGGGGGGCTTCCCCGCCAGCCGGCACGGCTCCCCCAGCCGCTCGGCCCGAGTACCCCCCTTCAACTATGTGCCCAGCCCCATGGTGGTCGCAGCCACCACCGACTCGGCCGCGGAGAAAGCCCCGGCCACCTCCTCCGCCACCCTCCTGGAATAGTGGCCTAGGCCGGCCTTCTGGAACTTTCTCTCCCGGCCTTGCGGCCGGGTCTGGCTGCCCCATGGGCCTGCGCTGTAGATGTTCCCCGTAGGTCGCCCCAGGGCCTCTGCCCACCTGAGCCCCACCACCCTCAGAGCCCCCGCTCAGTGCACTGCGGCCTTGCGCCTCACCGGAAGACCTTGCCTCTGTATCGCGGGGGTCCAGGAGGAAACGGGGCGGCCGCTGGGCCTCAAGTCCCGGCCGTGGAGCGCTGGTAAGGGCGCCCGGGCCCAGCCCTGAGCGCGCGGCCCTTCCCCTGTCGGTAGCCGTTGCCTGACCCCGGGCGAGGGACGCGGCAGCCTTCGGGTCCGGGTCTGGGTCCGCTGCTTCGCAGGGGCAGCGCTGGGGAGGGGACGGCGCCCGCCGCAGGTGGGGCGAGGCTCGCGGAGGGCGGCGCCACGGCGGGCCTGCCAGCTGGGGGCCTCCGCGGCGCGCAGGGGCGAAGCCTGTAATCATGGCAGCCGCGGGTAATTCGCTAATGAGGGCTTTGCAGGGTTTGTTTTCATTCTCAGCCCCAGCTGTGGGAGTGCGAGGTGGGGGTGTGGCCGATCCCCGGCAGGAAGCCCCGCCCCGACGGTGTTCAGGGAACCCGGAGCCCAAGCGCCCGGCGGAGCCCaaaagggtgggggtgggaggggcaggggccaACGGATCCCCCTGCCTGCTGCACCCCTTGGCGGAAGACTGGAAGGCAGCGGGCTGCGCACGTTGGGACCCTGGTGCAGACGCCGGGCCGGCTGACATTTGGACCCCAGCCCAGAGATGCTGGCTACCAGCTGGGGCGACCCCAAGGGTCGCTGGAGTCAGGATCGGCCCGGCCCAGCCGCGGCAGGCGAGGTCAATGGAAAGAAGACTGAGGGGAGTCCCGGCCGTGAGCCCGAGGCCCTGGGACCTGGAGGCCGCGCTGGCCTCTCCCCACCGGAGCCTGCACGTTGCGGAGACCATCACATGTGGGCGTGGTCAGTGCCCAGGACTGCACTGCTGCTGATCTTGTCCCTTTTCAATTCCCTTCTGGTTCATGATGCATAAAGTGCTAGACCCTAGGACTCCAGAGATAGCACAGCTGGGGCGGGGACAGCGGGGACCCAGCCTTGCCTTCCACTCGGGGCTCTGGGACGAGGCCGGAGGTCCGGGGGCCTTCCGGCAGGCGAACACAGGGCTGGGGAGTACTTAGTGCCAGATGAGGTGAAAGCTGACAGAGGGGCCTGGGGGGCTTGGCTGCCTCATCCCCTGGCCGGGGAAGATGGGAGCTGGGTCTCCTGCGTGGGGTGGGACTCGCAGGGGCCAGGGCTCTGGGACTGGGGCAACGCCTCATCCTGCAGAGAGAGCCGACGACCTCTTTTCTGCAGAATCCCGGCTCGGGCAGGCGCTGCCTTCACACACGAATCTGCCCAGGCCGAGGGCACACACTCACTGCCCAAGGTGCCTTCTCTGGGAGGAGGGAAGCGGGGTTTGAGGGTTGGGTGGGTGGAGCTCAGAAGGAAACCCCAGCCCCATCACGGATACCACCATCCCTTGCATCCTGTCCCCAGCATGTGCAAGGCCAGCCTTTCTGGCAGAAGGCGCTGTCCTCAACTCAGGGTCACTGTGAGAGAAGCtgaccccagcccccacccccagttAACGCTGCTGCTTCTCTGAATGCATGTCATGTTGCACCCCATGCTCTGGGCCCGCGCCCTGCAGGATGAGGAGCTCCGGGGAGGAATCCTCCCTCCTAGGACCTCGCAGCCAGGCGAGGCTGTCAGGTTGTTTTGGGGGAAGAG includes:
- the APC2 gene encoding adenomatous polyposis coli protein 2; its protein translation is MASSVAPYEQLVRQVEALKAENSHLRQELRDNSSHLSKLETETSGMKEVLKHLQGKLEQEARVLVSSGQTEVLEQLKALQMDITSLYNLKFQPPALGPEPASRTPEGSPVHGSGPSKDSFGELSRATIRLLEELDRERCLLLNEIEKEEKEKLWYYSQLQGLSKRLDELPHVETQFSMQMDLIRQQLEFEAQHIRSLMEERFGTSDEMVQRAQIRASRLEQIDKELLEAQDRVQQTEPQALLAVKSVPVDEDPETEVPTHPEDGTPQPGNSKVEVVFWLLSMLATRDQEDTARTLLAMSSSPESCVAMRRSGCLPLLLQILHGTEAAAGGRAGAPGAPGAKDARMRANAALHNIVFSQPDQGLARKEMRVLHVLEQIRAYCETCWDWLQARDGAPEGGGASGAPVPIEPQICQATCAVMKLSFDEEYRRAMNELGGLQAVAELLQVDYEMHKMTRDPLNLALRRYAGMTLTNLTFGDVANKATLCARRGCMEAIVAQLASDSEELHQVVSSILRNLSWRADINSKKVLREAGSVTALVQCVLRATKESTLKSVLSALWNLSAHSTENKAAICQVDGALGFLVSTLTYKCQSNSLAIIESGGGILRNVSSLIATREDYRQVLRDHNCLQTLLQHLTSHSLTIVSNACGTLWNLSARSARDQELLWDLGAVGMLRNLVHSKHKMIAMGSAAALRNLLAHRPAKHQAAATAVSPGSCVPSLYVRKQRALEAELDARHLAQALEHLEKHRPPAAEATTKKPLPPLRHLDGLAQDYASDSGCFDDDDAPSSLAAAAATGEPASPAALSLFLGSPFLQGQALARTPPTRRGGKEAEKDASGEAAVAAKAKAKLALAVARIDQLVEDISALHTSSDDSFSLSSGDPGQEAPREGRAQSCSPCRGPEGGRREAGSRAHPLLRLKAAHASLSNDSLNSGSASDGYCPREHMLPCPLAALASRREDPRCGQPRPSRLDLDLPGSQAEPPAREATSADARVRTIKLSPTYQHVPLLEGASRAGTEPLAGPGTSPGARKQAWLPADHLSKVPEKLAAAPLSVASKALQKLVAQEGPLSLSRCSSLSSLSSAGRPGPSEGGDLDDTDSSLEGLEEAGPGEAELDSVWRAPGATSLPVAIPAPRRNRGRGLGVEDATPSSSSENYVQETPLVLSRCSSVSSLGSFESPSIASSIPSDPCSGQGSGTISPSELPDSPGQTMPPSRSKTPPLAPAPQGPPEASQFSLQWESYVKRFLDIADCRERCRLPSELDAGSVRFTVEKPDENFSCASSLSALALHEHYVQQDVELRLLPSACPERGGGTGGAGLHFAGHRRREEGPAPTGSHPRGAADQELELLRECLGAAVPARLRKVASALVPGRRALPVPVYMLVPAPAPAQEDDSCTDSAEGTPVNFSSAASLSDETLQGPPRDQPGGPEGRQRPTGRPTSARQAVGHRPKAGGAGRSVEQARGTGKNRAGLELPLGRPPSAPADKDDSKPGRTRGDGALQSLCLTTPTEEAVYCFYGNDSDEEPPAAAPTPTHRRTSAIPRALTRERLQGRKEAPAPSKAAPSAPPPTRAQPSLIADETPPCYSLSSSASSLSEPEPPEPPSVSPRGREPAVTKDPGPGGGRDSSPSPRAAEELLQRCISSALPRRRPPVSGLRRRKPRATRLDERPAEGSREHGEEAAGSDRASDLDSVEWRAIQEGANSIVTWLHQAAAATREASSESDSILSFVSGLSVGSTLQPPKHRKGRQAGGEMGSARRPEKRGAASAKTSGSPRSPAGPEKPRGTQKTTPGVPAVLRGRTVIYVPSPAPRAQPKGIPGPRATPRKVAPPCLAQSAAPAKVPSPGQQRSRSLHRPGKTSELATLSQPPRSATPPARLAKTPSSSSSQTSPASQPLPRKRPLVTQAAGPLPGPGASPVPKTPARTLLAKQHKTQRSPVRIPFMQKPARRGPPPLARAVPEPGPRGRAGTEAGPGARGGRLGLVRVASALSSGSESSDRSGFRRQLTFIKESPGLRRRRSELSSAESAASAPQGTSPRRGRPALPAVFLCSSRCEELRAAPRQAPARQRPPAARPGPGERPARRTSSESPSRLPVRAPAARPETVKRYASLPHISVARRPDGAVPAAPAPADAARRSSDGEPRSLPRVAAPGTTWRRIRDEDVPHILRSTLPATALPLRGSTPEDAPAGPPPRKTSDAVVQTEEVAAPKTNSSTSPSLESREPPGAPAGGQLSLLGSDVDGPSLAKAPISAPFVHEGLGVAVGGFPASRHGSPSRSARVPPFNYVPSPMVVAATTDSAAEKAPATSSATLLE